A region from the Lentimicrobiaceae bacterium genome encodes:
- a CDS encoding transglycosylase domain-containing protein produces the protein AIARAIIGVFTGSKKGGGSTITQQLAKNLFPRKYNQNIFGTVYSKAKEWIVALKLERNYTKEEIIALYFNTVDFGSLSYGIKSAAKTYFDKAPIELNAQESATLVGILKAPSYFHPVRNTQRAIDRRSVVLNQMRKADFITKHEYDSIKMLPLDVSSFTLQVHDLGTATYFREFLQKTLSAKKPNPKNYVDRADYTADSLRWERDHSYGWLEKNRKADGSKYNLYKDGLKIYTTINYSMQQYAEEAVNEYFSEYLQPTFFEHWKDRKNAPYDMWDTKQIDMLIENAIKRSSRYQNMKKNNVPDDSISLAFSTPIKMSVFSWNGDIDTVMTPLDSIKYHNWFLQTGLMSVEPQSGFVRAYVGGINYRHFQYDHVTQGRRQVGSTFKPFVYTVAIQDGQMTPCTRLANVPVRIESGGQIWEPKNSSKYKENEMITLKDALANSVNWISAALIKTYSPQSVINICRKMGIYSPIPNVPAISLGSADLSLYEMVGAMSTFANKGIYMQPLFITHIEDKHGNVISHFIPYQNEAMNAHTAYNMIGLLQGVVESGTGVRLRYRYGLNNPIAGKTGTTQNNSDGWFMGITPDLVTGVWVGGVERTVRFRATSLGQGANTALPIWAIYMKKIYEDEDINISKGNFDRPPDFPDNTFNCESAENKSEKKSSFDNNLF, from the coding sequence AAGCAATTGCCAGAGCTATAATAGGCGTTTTTACAGGCTCCAAAAAAGGTGGGGGTAGCACAATTACACAGCAGTTGGCAAAAAACTTGTTTCCAAGAAAATATAATCAAAATATATTTGGTACGGTGTACTCTAAAGCCAAAGAATGGATTGTTGCACTCAAACTTGAACGTAATTACACCAAAGAAGAAATTATAGCATTATATTTCAATACTGTTGATTTCGGAAGCCTTTCGTACGGCATCAAATCTGCAGCCAAAACCTACTTCGATAAAGCTCCTATAGAGCTGAACGCACAAGAATCGGCTACGCTTGTGGGTATCCTTAAAGCTCCGAGTTACTTCCACCCTGTAAGAAACACCCAAAGAGCTATTGACAGACGCAGCGTTGTGCTTAACCAAATGCGCAAAGCCGATTTTATAACTAAACATGAATACGATTCAATAAAAATGCTGCCCTTGGATGTTTCCAGCTTTACACTGCAAGTCCACGACTTAGGAACGGCAACGTATTTCAGAGAATTTTTGCAAAAAACATTGAGTGCAAAAAAACCTAATCCTAAAAACTATGTGGATAGAGCCGATTATACCGCCGATTCGCTGCGTTGGGAAAGAGACCATTCATACGGCTGGCTTGAAAAAAACAGAAAAGCCGACGGCTCCAAATATAACTTGTACAAAGACGGACTCAAAATATACACAACCATTAACTACAGCATGCAACAATACGCCGAAGAAGCTGTAAACGAGTACTTTTCGGAATATTTGCAACCTACCTTTTTCGAACATTGGAAAGACAGAAAAAATGCTCCTTACGATATGTGGGATACTAAACAAATCGACATGCTTATTGAAAATGCTATTAAACGTAGCTCCCGATACCAAAACATGAAGAAAAACAATGTCCCCGACGACTCTATTTCTTTGGCTTTTAGTACTCCTATCAAGATGTCAGTTTTTTCGTGGAATGGCGATATTGATACTGTTATGACTCCGTTAGATTCTATTAAATACCACAATTGGTTTTTGCAAACCGGACTTATGTCTGTTGAGCCTCAATCGGGTTTTGTAAGAGCCTACGTCGGTGGTATCAATTACAGGCATTTCCAATACGACCACGTTACTCAGGGCAGACGTCAGGTTGGCTCTACTTTTAAACCGTTTGTTTACACTGTTGCCATACAAGACGGACAAATGACTCCTTGCACGCGATTGGCTAACGTGCCTGTTAGAATTGAATCGGGTGGGCAAATTTGGGAGCCTAAAAACTCAAGTAAATACAAGGAAAATGAGATGATTACTCTTAAAGATGCCTTAGCCAATTCAGTTAACTGGATATCCGCAGCTTTAATTAAAACTTATTCTCCGCAATCAGTTATTAATATCTGTCGGAAAATGGGTATTTATAGTCCTATTCCCAATGTACCTGCAATATCTTTGGGCTCAGCCGATTTATCGTTGTACGAAATGGTTGGTGCAATGAGCACCTTCGCCAACAAAGGTATATACATGCAACCTCTTTTTATTACTCACATCGAAGATAAACACGGCAACGTTATTTCGCACTTTATCCCTTACCAAAACGAAGCTATGAACGCTCATACAGCGTACAATATGATAGGATTGCTACAAGGTGTTGTTGAATCGGGTACAGGTGTACGTTTAAGATACCGATACGGTTTGAATAACCCTATTGCAGGAAAAACGGGAACTACGCAAAATAACTCCGACGGTTGGTTTATGGGTATTACCCCCGATTTAGTTACGGGCGTTTGGGTTGGCGGAGTTGAACGTACGGTTAGGTTTAGAGCTACATCTCTCGGACAAG